CGCGGGCGATGGACTCGATGACAATCTGTCGCAGCAGGTTCAAGCGGTCCTCGGGTCCGCCGCCCAGGTCGAGCGCACCCACCGACGGGTCGGCGATCACCGTGAAGCCGACTCGCTCGAAGGAGCGCATCGCTCGGAGCAGGCCCGCCGCGTCGGCCACGAGCATCACCCGGTGGATGCCGCGTGCGGCGAGGAGGGCACGAATGTGGACCGCCTCTTCGCGCGTGGTACGGGCGGTCGAGCTGGCCAGGATCGCCGAGCCGGGCAGGCCACAGTCGCGCGCGAGGGCGACACGCGCGGAAGCCTCGTCCTGGGCGCCGTCGGCTCTAGACCCCGAGAAGACCACGAGGGGTGCGACCCCGCGCCGGTATAGGGTGATGCCCTCGACGGTTCCCCGCAGGGACGCGTCGGTCAGGACCCCGGTGGCGGACACCCCGCCCGCGCCCAGGACCACGATCGCCTCCGCCGAATCCCCACCGGCTCCCGACCGCGACGGGGCCAGCCAGTACGCCCACAGGTTGACGAGCGGCGTGAATCCCGTGATGAAGAGCAGGACGAGGGTGATCCCGCCGAGCCGGCGGAGGGCCGGCATGCTAGCGGTCCGGACCGGCCCGGTGTGCCTGGAGGCTCTTGGCGCGCGCGCTGCGGATCACCGCGCTCCGCTCGAACAGCTCGCCGATGACGATACCGGCCGCCGCCGCGTTTCCCACCTCGTTCCAGTGGCCGCGGTTGGGCGGCGTGTTGAAGAAGCCGCGCACCGAGACATGATTCCCCTCCGCATAGTCGAGCATCGGACGGGACATGCCGAGGTACGGAATGCCCTCCCGCCTCGCGAAGGTTTCGAAGCGCCGCTCCGAGTACGCGACCTCCTGGTAGCCGTGGGCCGTCAGGTACGCGGTCCGCTCGGCCACGTCGGGGTTTTCCTGGATCTCGGTGCCGATGGTGGCCAGCCACAGCTCGGCGCCATGCTGCCGCGCTTCCTCGGCGATTCGGCCCAGCAGCCCTTCCGCCACCTGCCACGCTTCCTCCACCTCGGCGCTGGCGTGGGCTCGGAACCAGATGTCGACCGGGTATACGTAGCGTTCGTCATCGGCTTCGGCCTGGGCTTCCGCGAACGTTCCCTTCGCCAGGGCCCCGATCTCGCCTTCCATCCTCCCGATCTTCTCGGCACCCTCACCGAGGGCCTGTCGCAGCAGGAGCAGCAGGCGATACTGATTCATCAGGTTCTTGAGCGTGCCGTTGCGTCGCCTCACCTCGAGGGAGGCGGCCGCGGGCGGGTGGCTTCGCGGATCGGGGACCAGGCGCCCGTCCCGGATGAGATAGAACGGCTTCGGGGCCGCCACCGTGTCCAGCCGGCGGCTGCAGGTCGGCACCGAGATCGGGCTCACGAATACCATCACGATCTGAGGCTGGAAGTCCCACACCCGGTGGCGCAGCATCAGGTACTGCTGCGCCAGCGTGCTCCCGCCCTGGGCGAAGTTCAGGACCTCGAAGGACTGTCCGGACTGGCCCAGCGTGCGGTTGAGCGTCCGCTCCAAGACCTGGGCCATGGTCTTTTCGATCGGCACCTGGGTGGCGGCCACGAGGGAATCGCCGAGCAGGGCGATGCGGGTCGTGCCGGGGCTCGGCGTCACGCTCCGCTCGCGATCGCGCATGCCGAGGCTGTTGATCCGGACGCGGTTTTCGCCTTCCTTGACCTCCCATCCTTCCGCGTTCGGGCGGTACGTGGTGTAGATGACCGGATCGCTCTCGTAGAAGGAGTACTCGTAGCGGACACCCGCGAGGCGCAAGCCGACTTCCAGCAGCGCCACGAAGAGCACGACCACCACCGCCGTCGCGATCAGATCTCTAAAAATTCGCATAGACGAAGGGATTCGTTCCGGTCTGTCGAGCCAGGAAGAGAAGCGACATGAACACGCAGGCGACCGCGATACAGGTCACCGCAGACCACTGCATCCACCGCGGCAGGCCCGCCGGCAGCCCCATCCCCTTGTTCCGGCGCACCGCGTCGGCCAGCTCGGTCAGCACGTAGGCCGGCAGTGCGATCCAGGCGTGGTGGTTGGGAGGCGCCATTACCGCGGCCAGGGCCGCGCTGAAATCACCCACCCCCGCGCCGAGCCCGCCGAGCAGTCGGGCGGCGTCGCCAAAGGAGGGAGCGCGGAAGAACGTCTCGCTGAGCGACACGACGTGATAGGTCACGATCATGCCGACGACGGTGCCCGCGGTCAGCAGCTCCGGATGACGGCGCCAGAACTTCTGGCGACGCGCCGAGGTCAGCACGTCCGCCACCAGGAACGCGGCGTTCACGAGCCCGAACGCGACGAAGCCCAGGGTGAAGCCGTGCCATACCGCGATCAGCATCATGTTCACGACCACGCTGACCACGAGACCCGCCGCGCCCCAGGTCCGGGTCGCCATGCGCAGTGGCATGAACACGTAGTCCCGAAGCCACGAAGTCAGCGTCATGTGCCAACGTCGCCAGTACTCGCTGATGCTGGATGCCGAGAACGGCGCGTCGAAGTTTTCTGGTCCCTTGAGGCCGAACAGCAGGCCGATGCCGAGGGCGATGTCGGCCAGCCCGGAGAAGTCGGCGTAGAGCTGCACGGGGTACAGGTAGAAGGCCAGGACGCTCGGGAGCGATGATCCGGAGTCGAGGTGGCGGTATCCGTAGTCCACGATCAAGGCGAGGTTATCGGCCACCACGAACTTCTTGAAGAAGCCCAGGAGGATCCGCGTCACGCCCTCGAACGTCCTCCCCCGCCCTGCGCTCCCGCCGGTGTCCAGCTGCGGCAGGAATGACGACGCCCGCTCGATCGGCCCCGCCATCATCTGCGGGAAGAATGCCACGTACGCCGCGAACGGCACCAGGCCGCGCTCCGCCCGCACCGTGCCCCAGTGCACGTCGAGGAGGTAGCTGATCAGCCGGAAGGTGTAGTACGAGACCCCGAGAGGAATCGCGATGCTCACCGCTGGATGCAACATCGCTCGGGTCTTGAACGCCACGATGTATACGATCAGCCCGGCTACCACGACGAGGGTGAGCCGGGGCGCCAGCGGCCGTCCGCGCGAGCTTTCGATGTAGAGGGCCGCGTAGTAGCAGATGACGGTGATGGCGAGGAGCGCCACCGCCATTCCCGGATTCCAGGTGCAGTAGAAGACGTACGACGCGATCAGCAGGACGTGGGGGCGCCAGCGTCGCGGCGCGAGCCGGAACAGCGCGACGGACAGCGCGACGAAAAGCAGGAACTCGACCGAGGCCAACGGCATGAGCGAGCGGACTCCCTAGGACAGCTTCTTCTGAACGAGGTCCGCGAGGTCGCCGACGTTCATCAGCGCGGCCACCTCGGCGGTGGTGAATCGGATGCCAAACTCTCGCTCGACCGCCACGATCAGGGTGATGTGCGACAGCGAGTCCCACGCCGGCACGTCAGTCGCGGTCATGTCCCGGGTGAGCTGCAGATCCGGCTCGTCGAAAACGGTGCGAAAGATGGCGGTGAGCCGGGGCTGGATCACCTCGTCCATGACTCAGCGCCCCTCCGCGGCCCGGATGAACACCCCGCGCGGCGTGTACTCGGCGACCGGCAGGACCCAGTCGATCCGCCCGTCCGCGTGCTCAACCGTCTTCCGGAAGTCGAACCGCGTATAGAAGTCCTTGACCATGGCGTTCTTCGAAGTCGGGATGTACGAGGCGGCGACGGAGGACAGGCCCCAGCGCCGAGCCTGCTCGACCACGTGGTTCATCAAATATTCCTCGACCCCGCGGGTGAGGACTCGGCAGCTCATCAGCCAGTCCGAGATGACCGCGGTGTTGGCCGCCCGATCGGGCCTCACCACCACGATGGAGATCAGGCCATGATCGCCGAACCGGTCGCGAAGACTGGCGGTGAGGGGCAGGCAACCCTCGATATCGTTCATCATGGCTTCACACTGCGCCTGATTGTGCCGCTGGGTCGTGAGATTGAACTGGTTGCTCCGCTGCAGCAGCTGGGTGATCCGGCCAAGCTGCTCGGGCGTGAACCGGGTCACCTCGATGGTCATCTCCAGCGACTGCAGGTAGTCCTCGAAGCTGGGCGCGGTGGTCTCGGCGAGCCGGCGCTGAGCCTCCTGGCGATAGAGCGTGGAGCGCTGCGCGTCCTCCGCGGAGAAGGCGGTCGTCTCGAAGAGGTTCAGCTCGACCAGGGTCTTCACGTAATCGGCCGGATCGTCCGGCAGCTCGGGAACCATCACGTCGGGCAGCAGGGTGCGGACCGCGGCCCGCTCGAAGGGGTTGTCGTCGAGGAAGAGCATCGAGTCGAGCCCGATGTTCAGCGCGTCGCGGATCGAGGCGATGTTCTGCGGCTTGTTCTCCCAGTTGGCCACGAACACCGTGATGTCGTCCAGCTTGAGCACCATCTCGGAGTTGATCTCGAACGGCCGCACCGCGTTCTCGTGCTCGTTCTTGCTGCACACCGCGAGGAGGATGCCGCGGTTCTTCAGCTCCTTGAGGAAGCACTGGAACCGGTGAAACGCCTCGCCGTCCCCGTGCGCGGCGATCTTGATCCCGTGGGGGCCATCGTCGCCGACCACGCCGCCCCAGAGCGTGTTGTCCAGGTCGAGGACCACGCACTTCACCGCCCGGCCCTTGGTGGCGAGGGTGACGTCGACGATGCCCTGGGCCACCAGGGGGAGATGCTCCATCGCGGTGGGCAGCTTGGCGATCGCCCACAGGCGCTCGTCGAACCACGACCGGCGCCCGACCCAGGAGGCCACCTCCTCCAGGTCCACCAGGAGGAGGTTGCGGCTGCGGGCCTCCGAGACGATCGCTGCATTGACGTCCGAGACGATGGTCGAGAGCGAGCCGGGAACCTGCCGGTCGTACTGGCCGAAGAGTCGCTCGAAGGGGGCCACCAGGGTGGTCTGAAGCACGGTGGCCTGGGTATGCGCCCGGAGGGCGTCCCACACCCCGGTCAGGCGGCTCACCGTCTCGTCGCGGAAGTCGCCCGCGGAGCCGGACCGCTGATAGAACTTGTCGCGGAGCGCCTGGACCGTGTTCAGGACGATCACGACCTCCGGATCGTGCCGGTAGAGACCCGACCGCGGGTTGCGGGCTTCACCCTCCGCGGCGTCGAAGGCCCCTTCGTAGATGTCGGCATCAAGGCCGTGGCGGGAGAAGAGCACCCGCAGCAGCACCGTCAGGTGCTGGGTCGCGCAGTCGCCTATTACCGCGAGGCGAATCTTCTTATTTGCCGGGCGCTCTGAAGCGGACGTCTCACGTGATTCTTTGAGCAGCTTGAAGTAGTCGAGGTCTCGGCGTGCACTCATGTACGGGTCACCGTTCCTGAGGATGGGTGCGCGTATGGCGTGAATGCCCCGCGCACGGAATGGAATTCATTTCTCTGTGTCCCGGCTTCGTCTGTACAGCAAGCAAAGTGCCACGGCCAGATCGGTGAGGGTAGCACAACCGATTGATTCTCTTGCGATTGGCAGCCGCTGACGCCGAGAAGTTCTCTCTCTTGGTTGGGCAAACATCTTCCCTCGCTTCATAATTCTGCATGTACCTCTCGGAGTCACTTGACCGGTGGGACGTAAATTCAATCCCGATCGTCGTTTCGGACTAACGCATCCGATGCATGGTTTGCAGGGATGCCGGTTGCTCAGCGTGGTCAGTGAGCGACCACCCGCGTGCTGTTCTCCCCGATATGATCGCCCAGCCCGCTCCGGACCTGATCGGTTGGGTGCGCGCGGGCGAGCGCATCTTCGGAGCCGTCTTGTAGACGCTGCAGGAGCACGAGTGGCACCGCACACGCGCGGACCGGCTCGAGCAGGAGAACCGCCAGCTGCAGGACGAGATCGAAGTGATCCGTGCGGAGCTGGCCGCCTACCGAGCCGAGCGGGTCGAAGGGGCGGACACGCTCAGCTGGCCACCCGCGCCATCGAACGGCTCGCCCGGCGCGCCGACTAGATTGCGACGGGCACCTCGCCCCGGCCGGCCGGGGCGTGGCCGAATCGCACGGTGGTGTAGCCCAGCGCGTGGGAGGTGCCGCGAGGCTGTCGGCGCTCGGCGCGGCGCCGGTCGTCAGCCGCCTGCCGGTGCACCTCCCGGCGGTCGCGCTGACGCCGCTCCATGATGATCTTCACGCCCCGCACTCCCAGGAACGACCGCTCGAGATGGTCGTACAGCTCGCCCTCCCCCGCCTTGATCACGAACAGATAGGTCACGTCGGGGAAGGACTGCGAGGGCAGAGCGGCCAGGATGTGCTGGAGATGGCGGCGGCACACGCCGTGAGTCTCGCTGTCGTCGTCGAGCGGCGCGCGCTCGCCGAGGAAGGCCGGTCCTCCTTCTCGCTGACACCAGGCGCAGAAGGCTCTCAAGATTCTGGCGATGATAGCACGAGCGGACGGCGGGCCGGTGGCGTTTGGCGCTCCGGAGCGCCGGGTGTAGAGTCGGAACGCGCGCACGCTCGTTACTTTCGCGCGCTGGAGGACACCATGATCCGCACTGCGAAGCTGACTGCCGTGGCAGTGGCGCTCTTCACGTCCGCGGCGTTCGCCCAGGCCCCGACCCCCGACAAGCCGGGCGCGGTTCAGACCGGGTCGAATGTGAGCATCGAGTACACGCTGAAGGACGAGGCTGGCCAGGTGCTGGACACCAACAAGGGCAAGAGTCCGCTGGTCTTCACGCAGGGTCAGCAGCAGATCATCCCCGGCCTCGAGCGCGAGATGATCGGCATGCGCCCGGGCGAGGAGAAGAAGGTCGTGGTGAAGCCGGAGGACGCCTACGGCCCCGTCATGCCCAACGCCCAGACCGAGGTGCCCAAGGACGCGATCCCCAAGGAGGGCCTCAAGGTGGGCACGGCGCTCATGGCCCGCAGCGGCTCCGGGGAGACGCGCCCGGTAGTGGTGAAGGAGATCAAGGAGACCACCGTGGTCCTCGATCTCAACCACCCGCTCGCGGGGAAGACGCTCTTCTTCGACGTCAAAGTACTGGGAGTCGAGCCGCCGAAGCCAGCGCCGACCAAGTAGCGGAGGCTCAGACTCCGAGGGTGCGGAGAAAGCCGGCGGTCAGCCTCCCGGTGTAGATCTCCTCGACCGCGCCCTTCAGCCGGATCGACCAATCCGGGCGCACGTCGATCGACAGCTCGCCGCCCGGCATGCGCACCGTCACCAGGCCGTGGTCGCAGAGGCCGTTCTTCACCGCCGCGCACGCCACCGCGCTCGAAGACGATCCGGACGCCAGCGTCCACCCCGCCCCGCGCTCCCAGATCAGGATGTCGACCTGGGATCGAGAGGCCACCCGGGCCCACTGCACGTTGATGCGATTGGGAAACGCGGGGTGGTGCTCGACCTGAGGCCCGAGCCGGCGGACCACCGCTTCGTCCAGCCGGTCGGTGAAGATGACGCAGTGGGGGTTACCCACCGAGACCGCGGTGATCAGCACCGTCTCGCCGTCCACCTGGAGCGGAACCTTCACGACTTCCCGCTCCGGTCCGTTCATCGGGATCTCGGGGGCCACGAAGGTGCAGCGGCCCATCTCGACGGTGACCAGGCTCATCTGTCCGTCCACCACGTGACACCGGCACTCCACCCGGCCGCCCTTGGTCGCCACCGTGAAGGTGTCGCGCCGGGCGTGGCCGTGATCGTAGAGATACTTGGCGAAGATGCGGAGTCCGTTGCCCGACTTTTCCGCCTCGCTGCCGTCCGGGTTGAGGATGCGCAGCCCGAAGTCGGCCCCGTCCCACGCCTCGGTGAGGAGCAGGATGCCGTCCGAGCCGACGCCCCAGTTTCGGTCGCAGATACGGGAGATCTGCCACTCGCTGAGCGGAGCCGACAGGTCCGCGGCGTCCATGACGATGTAGTCGTTGCCGAGCCCGTGACCCTTCGCGAAGGGAATCATGCGCGGCATCATACCTTCGGCGGCGCCGCGAGCCAATCACGCAGCCGCTCGGGCAGCGCGCGCACGTCGGCGGGCAGCCGGTGCCGCCACTTCGCGGCGAAGCGTGCCAGGGCCGCGCGGCGCTGGGCCAGGTCCGCCCGCGGCCTCGTGGGCGCGTCCGCGCCGGTGCGCGTGCCCCCGCCCCGGTGGACGAACGGCGCGCTCACCACCGCGCAGCGAAGGCCCAGCTCGCGCACCGAGAACGAGAGGTCACGATCGTAGCCGTGGAAGAAGCCGTAGCCTTCGTCGAATCCGCCCACGGCGTCCAGCACGTCGCGCGGCAGGAAGAGGCAGACGCCGTCGACCGCCGCCACCTCGACGGTGGGCGCGCGCAGGTTCTCCTCCCCGGCCAGACAGTGCACGATGGTGCGGCCCACGTAGCGCCCGTCGCGCCGCAGCCGGCGCACCCCGTAGAGCCCGGCCAGCCCGATGCGCGCGCTCGACCGCACCGCGGCGCCCAGCTGCTCGAGGCAGCGCGGGTCGCGCATCTCGGTGTCGTTGTGCAGGAAGCACAGCAGCTCGCCGGTGGCCAGCTCGGCGCCCTGATTCAAGGCGCGGATGAGACCGACGTTGTCCTCGTTGCGACGATAGCGGACCGGCCGAGTGCGCTCGAGCTGGTCGAGGTATTCGGCGGTGCCGTCCGAGGACGCGTTGTCCACCACGCACAGCTCGAACGGCACGCTGCTACCCTGGAGGCTGTCGATGCAGGTCCGGGTGAGCGCGACCTGGTTGTGGACGACCAGCACCACGCTCGTCGCCGCGGCGGCCACCGCGGGGCCGGCCCGGCCCCCGACTCGCCTACCGGTCGGCGAGCGGGACGTACTTGAGGTCGATCGCGCCCGTGTAGTCGGAGCGGGGCCGGATCAGCCGGTTGTTGCCGTGCTGCTCGAGCACGTGCGCGGCCCAGCCCGCGATCCGGCTCATCGCGAAGATCGGGGTGAACTGGTCGGTGGGAATGCTCATCGCGGAGTAGGCCGCGCCGGAATAGAGATCGACGTTCGGGAAGATGTGCTTCTCGGAGCCGACCACCCGGACCACCGTGTCCAGGATCTCCACCCGGCTGGTATCGCCCACCTGCTGACCGAGCTCGAGGGCGAGCCGCTTGAGGTGCTTGGCCCGCGGATCCTCGACGCGATAGACCCGATGGCCGAAGCCCATGATGCGCGCCTTGTCGGTGAGGGCCTTGCGGATCCACGCCTCGGCCTTCGCCGGGTCCTTGATCTTCTCCACCATCAGCATGACCTGCTCGTTGGCTCCGCCGTGCAGCGGGCCCTTCAGCGCTCCGATGCCCGACACCACCGCGGAGTGCAGATCCGAGAGGGTGGCCGCGGTGACGCGCGCCGCGAAAGTGGAGGCGTTGAATTCGTGGTCGGCGTGGAGGATCAGCGCGGTGTCGAAGGTCTGGGCGGCGAGCGGGGTAGGCTTCTTGCCGCTCATCATGTACAGGAAGTTTCCGGCCAGGTTGAGCTTCGGGTTCGGCGTGATCGGCGTCTTCCCGCGCCGAATGCGCTCCCAGGCCGCGACCAGGGTGGGCAGCTGGGCGGTGAGGCGGAGAGACTTCCGCAGCGTGGCCTCGCGGCTGTTGTCGGCGGCGTCCGGGTCGAAGGTCGACAGCGCCGACACCCCGGTGCGGATCACTTCCATCGGGGTCGTCTTCCTGGGGAGCAAACGGAGCATCGCGACGAGCTTGGGCGGGAGCTTGCGATTCGCGGTGGCGGACAGCGCTTTGATATGCGCGTCCAGCTCTTTCCGCGAGGGCAGCCGGCCCTGCCAGAGGAGGTAGGTCACCTCCTCGAAGGTCGAATGCGCCACCAGGTCGTCCACGTCGTAGCCGCGATAGATGAGCCGCCCCTTGCGCCCATCGATGAAGCAGATCTCCGACGGAGAGACGACGACGTCCTCGAGACCGGCCTT
Above is a window of Candidatus Methylomirabilota bacterium DNA encoding:
- a CDS encoding citrate/2-methylcitrate synthase, whose protein sequence is MTDAAVNPLKAGLEDVVVSPSEICFIDGRKGRLIYRGYDVDDLVAHSTFEEVTYLLWQGRLPSRKELDAHIKALSATANRKLPPKLVAMLRLLPRKTTPMEVIRTGVSALSTFDPDAADNSREATLRKSLRLTAQLPTLVAAWERIRRGKTPITPNPKLNLAGNFLYMMSGKKPTPLAAQTFDTALILHADHEFNASTFAARVTAATLSDLHSAVVSGIGALKGPLHGGANEQVMLMVEKIKDPAKAEAWIRKALTDKARIMGFGHRVYRVEDPRAKHLKRLALELGQQVGDTSRVEILDTVVRVVGSEKHIFPNVDLYSGAAYSAMSIPTDQFTPIFAMSRIAGWAAHVLEQHGNNRLIRPRSDYTGAIDLKYVPLADR
- the dapF gene encoding diaminopimelate epimerase yields the protein MIPFAKGHGLGNDYIVMDAADLSAPLSEWQISRICDRNWGVGSDGILLLTEAWDGADFGLRILNPDGSEAEKSGNGLRIFAKYLYDHGHARRDTFTVATKGGRVECRCHVVDGQMSLVTVEMGRCTFVAPEIPMNGPEREVVKVPLQVDGETVLITAVSVGNPHCVIFTDRLDEAVVRRLGPQVEHHPAFPNRINVQWARVASRSQVDILIWERGAGWTLASGSSSSAVACAAVKNGLCDHGLVTVRMPGGELSIDVRPDWSIRLKGAVEEIYTGRLTAGFLRTLGV
- a CDS encoding peptidylprolyl isomerase, translated to MIRTAKLTAVAVALFTSAAFAQAPTPDKPGAVQTGSNVSIEYTLKDEAGQVLDTNKGKSPLVFTQGQQQIIPGLEREMIGMRPGEEKKVVVKPEDAYGPVMPNAQTEVPKDAIPKEGLKVGTALMARSGSGETRPVVVKEIKETTVVLDLNHPLAGKTLFFDVKVLGVEPPKPAPTK
- a CDS encoding glycosyltransferase gives rise to the protein MAAAATSVVLVVHNQVALTRTCIDSLQGSSVPFELCVVDNASSDGTAEYLDQLERTRPVRYRRNEDNVGLIRALNQGAELATGELLCFLHNDTEMRDPRCLEQLGAAVRSSARIGLAGLYGVRRLRRDGRYVGRTIVHCLAGEENLRAPTVEVAAVDGVCLFLPRDVLDAVGGFDEGYGFFHGYDRDLSFSVRELGLRCAVVSAPFVHRGGGTRTGADAPTRPRADLAQRRAALARFAAKWRHRLPADVRALPERLRDWLAAPPKV
- a CDS encoding YdcF family protein, with the protein product MPALRRLGGITLVLLFITGFTPLVNLWAYWLAPSRSGAGGDSAEAIVVLGAGGVSATGVLTDASLRGTVEGITLYRRGVAPLVVFSGSRADGAQDEASARVALARDCGLPGSAILASSTARTTREEAVHIRALLAARGIHRVMLVADAAGLLRAMRSFERVGFTVIADPSVGALDLGGGPEDRLNLLRQIVIESIARVYYRVAGFL
- a CDS encoding acyl carrier protein, yielding MDEVIQPRLTAIFRTVFDEPDLQLTRDMTATDVPAWDSLSHITLIVAVEREFGIRFTTAEVAALMNVGDLADLVQKKLS
- a CDS encoding HAD-IIIC family phosphatase: MSARRDLDYFKLLKESRETSASERPANKKIRLAVIGDCATQHLTVLLRVLFSRHGLDADIYEGAFDAAEGEARNPRSGLYRHDPEVVIVLNTVQALRDKFYQRSGSAGDFRDETVSRLTGVWDALRAHTQATVLQTTLVAPFERLFGQYDRQVPGSLSTIVSDVNAAIVSEARSRNLLLVDLEEVASWVGRRSWFDERLWAIAKLPTAMEHLPLVAQGIVDVTLATKGRAVKCVVLDLDNTLWGGVVGDDGPHGIKIAAHGDGEAFHRFQCFLKELKNRGILLAVCSKNEHENAVRPFEINSEMVLKLDDITVFVANWENKPQNIASIRDALNIGLDSMLFLDDNPFERAAVRTLLPDVMVPELPDDPADYVKTLVELNLFETTAFSAEDAQRSTLYRQEAQRRLAETTAPSFEDYLQSLEMTIEVTRFTPEQLGRITQLLQRSNQFNLTTQRHNQAQCEAMMNDIEGCLPLTASLRDRFGDHGLISIVVVRPDRAANTAVISDWLMSCRVLTRGVEEYLMNHVVEQARRWGLSSVAASYIPTSKNAMVKDFYTRFDFRKTVEHADGRIDWVLPVAEYTPRGVFIRAAEGR
- a CDS encoding MBOAT family O-acyltransferase; the protein is MPLASVEFLLFVALSVALFRLAPRRWRPHVLLIASYVFYCTWNPGMAVALLAITVICYYAALYIESSRGRPLAPRLTLVVVAGLIVYIVAFKTRAMLHPAVSIAIPLGVSYYTFRLISYLLDVHWGTVRAERGLVPFAAYVAFFPQMMAGPIERASSFLPQLDTGGSAGRGRTFEGVTRILLGFFKKFVVADNLALIVDYGYRHLDSGSSLPSVLAFYLYPVQLYADFSGLADIALGIGLLFGLKGPENFDAPFSASSISEYWRRWHMTLTSWLRDYVFMPLRMATRTWGAAGLVVSVVVNMMLIAVWHGFTLGFVAFGLVNAAFLVADVLTSARRQKFWRRHPELLTAGTVVGMIVTYHVVSLSETFFRAPSFGDAARLLGGLGAGVGDFSAALAAVMAPPNHHAWIALPAYVLTELADAVRRNKGMGLPAGLPRWMQWSAVTCIAVACVFMSLLFLARQTGTNPFVYANF